One Haemorhous mexicanus isolate bHaeMex1 chromosome 7, bHaeMex1.pri, whole genome shotgun sequence genomic window, CTGGCCTGAGAGGCAGAACAATGTTTCAGAGTAAATTTTGAAGCACACATTTGTAGTAGTGTGTATTTGTTAAAAAATTTCAGGTCTTGTATCTGTAAACAGtcttcatcatcctcctcatcatcatcatcaatgTTGTAACATGAATACATGAATGCTTGGCACTGCTTCCAGCAATACTGAGAATCATGCCATGTGTGCACTGGCATAATGGAGCATTCTCAAAAAGTGAGAGTGAGTCTGCTCTTGGGAATGACTCAGGGATTGAGACATTCTCCAGTTCAGTTCTGCTTGCTTCCTGGAGAGAGAGAAGATTCAATTTTATCTTGCTGTGGGCCTCAAGCCTTCCTCATTTCAGGGGAAATGGTAATGTATTTTAGCATCTCTGTTAGCAAGTTAGAAAAgaaacaggagcagagcagcacggGGATGTCTTGTAATCCAGTATTCCAAACACTGCTTTTGGTTTCTAGCTCCCTATATGccattttgttttataaatttACCTGTAATCTGGAGTCTGCAAGGACAGGACTAACACCATTCCTGTCCTGGCCTCTGACCAAGAGCTATGGCATTTCTTGGCCTGCAGTATTTTGCAGTTCTTTCAAAGGACTCACTCTCCAGTGAGTTACTCTATGCTCTTTACCTACATGTATGTGGTTGCAAGTGCATTGCTTCACTACAAGAGGTATACCTAATGCATTTACCTCAAGGTTATAATGAGCTAATACAGAAACTACAGGATGATGACTTTCACTACAAGTTTAAGTTTGATCAATAGGCAAGGATATGTGGAGACCAGATTCTAGGTTCATTTTACACCTACATCCAGCTCTGGCATGTGCATCCACAGCCTGTTGGTGCTCAGCATTTCATCAGTTAACTCCTTGCTCAATAATCTATGTATGTTGAGGTTCCTTttcaaaacctaaaattttctTATGAGAAGTTTAATTACCCAATAAAGGAAGCAAGGATCTTGTGTGTGGTTGCTAAAAACTAGGCATTGAAGTGACTAGTTTGAAGTGCTTAGTTTGAAGATTTCTAGATCTTTCCCACTCTGGTTTTAGATAGTTTAAAAGGAAGTTAGATGCTAATATAATGCTTGCTAGACTATAGATTAAAACTCTGTGGTGCTGGGTGGCTTGACTTATATTTCAGCATATATATGTTAAACATCATCCACTCAGAAAGAAAGTGGAAGCAGATGGTTTaatttacagggtttttttgcaatatttGAAATTATGGAGGATTATGTATAATCTAATGAGATCTGTGTACTAGAGATGCATGCAGAAAGCCAGTAAATCAAAAAGTGGATGGGTCTTTTTCTAGCCCTgcctttctctgctttcttaCAAATCCCTTATGACGAGTTTAGGctcaaagaaagcaaaaaatctaGTTTTTAGCTATTGCAAATGCTAGACTCCTTCAGCATTTAGGAGACTGACAGTCTTTAAATATGAACAGCACAAAAATGAAGAAGTGTAATCAACACTATATATAAGAAGACAAACCATGTGTTGGTAATGTGCTGTTGAAGCATGTTCTTAATTGAAGTATATAGGCTGTTATGTGCAGGTTGAAATGCTCCCTTTCAAATCACATACTTGTAATTTATGAAACAAATTATGTTTGTTCCCTTTAcatgtatttgtattttgtgACAATATGCTGATGCCTAGTGAGTTACTGTTTACTTCCctttgttttacaaaaaaaatttaaaggaagAACATACCTGTAAGATTTTGGAGTAACTGATGACAATGATGAATCCTGgtatcagaaagaaaacaacagcaaaggTCGTATCCCAGACTGtttctcctgcagtgctgggccaATCCAGGGTGCAAATCTGAATGTCCTATTTAcaaaaaattaagaagaaaagtAATATTGCACCATTATTTTCAGTACAGCATTGTTCTTATCTCTATgcttatgggggaaaaaaatggctAAACCAAGACTGTGAAAACTTTCTACTTAGACAAAGGGGTCAAGTAATATACTACTAGATGGTCTTAAAAGCCCATACAATCACAAATAGATATGTCCACAACTGGAACACTTCCATTAATTTCTTATCAAATGGTAATGGCAACTTTAAAATTGAAACTTACAGAGCCTAAACTTAATAATTTATTCAAGAGTCATGGGGGTGTGCTCTTTTGTATGCATTCCAAAATATTAGGCAGAAAAATCTGCGCATGGCCGTTTTGTACAGAGAGGGCTCCGGATGCAGGGCAACTCTCCCAGGACGCTGACACCTCGGTAAGGGGAAGTGAGCAGAAAAGGAGGTATCTGAGCCGCCCGAGGAACGCAAAGAGAATCTCAGCCGATGCGCGTTTCCCACCTAACGGGACGGTCCGCCGGGAGAGGGGgccgggggggcggcgggggagCTCCGGCCGCTCCTCCGGGCACAGCCTCGCACCTGCCCGGCACACAGATCGCTGCCCGCCCTGCGGGCGATCCCCTCGCTGGCCGCTGTCCCGCCGTGGCAGAGGCGGATGAGCCTCCACCGCCGTCGGTCCCGgcgccccccggcccggcccggctgccGCGCCCGGCGCTCGCCCTCACCTGGCCGACGGGGGCAGGCAGCCGCACCACggtgaagaagcagcagagcgGGAGGGTGGCGAGGGCGGCGAGGCCCCAGATGAGGAGCAAGGCGGCGGCCAGCATCTTGCGGCGACGGAAGGCGGCATGGCGCAGCCGGGCGATGCTGACGACGCGCTCCAGGCTGACGGCCgacagggagaggaggatgaCGGTGCCACTCAGGCTCACCACATAGAAGAGCAGGTGGCAAACGAAGTTGCCCAGCACCCAGGACTCGGTCCAGCGCACGACGGCGATGAAGGGCATGGCAGTGATGAAGAGCAGGTCGGCGCAGAAGAGGTTGAGGACGAGGCAGTTGGCGGCGCAGAGCCGGCGGTGCCGCCTCACCAGCAGGCAGATGCCCCAGATGTTTCCCGCCAACGACAGCAGGAAGATGAAGGCCAGGGCACATGACTCGCCGATGCGCAGGGCCGTCACATTGTTGCCCCTGAAGTCCGAGAAGAAGGGGAAATAGGTCTTGTTCCCTTCTGTTGTGCCCCTGGACACGGGCATGAGGGTGGCCAGTGGGCATGAGAGACCCACCGGGGATGGTGGCACCAGCCCTAAGGGAAGGGCTGCACTCCCAACCACCACGGCGGCACCTGGGGTGCCcttccagcacagagccaggggaTGACCGCCATacccctccctcctccacctcctgcccctgctaCCAAGCGCTCAGCCGTGCCAGCTGGGCGGTTTATGGCCCTCGCACTGCAGTGGAACAAGGAAGTGGCAGTGTAAACACGGTGGAGCTCACACAAAGGCGAGGCCGCAGTGCGTGAGGCGGCAGTGAGGGGCTGCCCgacacctccctgggcagtgggTGGGTCAGCACGCTGCCATCTCCGTGCCCAGGCACCCAGGCCCTGGCACCTCATCAAGTGCCAGCCCTGGTCTGCTTGGCTCTCCAGGCAGGCCCCTGGGGGGCCAGTGACCCTGGGAAGCCACTCAGTTTGCTCCCATCCAATGGGGCGTGCATTGCTTAGGAATATGGATGGCTGCCACACCACTCTGAGAGTTCTCCTCAGGAGCCTTGGATGACCAGACTAATctagggtaaaaaaaaaaaaagaaacaagaaaagaggAATTTACCTATCGCCTCCTGTATTGACCGGGGCTTTTGAAAACAGCAGACCTGTGCATTGCTTGTCCTAATTGTGGAGAAGTGTCACCGACATGATTTTGGGGATCTGTTTAAGAAATTCGTCTAGAATATCGCCGGTGTTATGAGTTCGTGCTGGAGAAGCCCGTTAAAGTAAGAGAAACCTAGAAAATACCTTATTTTCTCTGAACTTCAATTACTAGAAGCAGTTGCTCAGATTGTAAATGAAAGTAGGGCTTTCCATTTAGGCTCTTCACTTCAGATGATTTAGAAATGGGCTGGGAGCGAAGCACATAAATTGTCACAGCCAGGCGGATAATGTCTcataaaagaagataaaatgttttcataaagTATGTAAACAGTTGTATAACTTTAGGCTGGGTGAATTCATTTGGCTGCGTGCCAGTGCAGGCGCTCAAGGGTGCACTTAGAGGCTCAGCGTGTGGACCTACACCATTTGATGAGGTGAGAGTTATTCCACGTGTGTGCGGTACAAAACCGGAGTGCCACGGGGAGCAGGTGACGGGCAGTGCTTCTGCAGTACCCTGGGTGTGACCCTGCCATCAACCATTTACGCAACGGCATTAGCGGGGATTCCAGATTAGTGGGGATTCCAGAAACTTGGTCCTTTGAAGGGGCAATCTCCTAATGAGGGATGACAAGAATGACATCTTTCCTGGACTGCTTCCTACATCTGCCTGTGCagaatttgcatttatttcaaTTAGCAATTATTTCAGTTAGTGGTTCTAACTATCTATGCCATCTCATCAAACAAGGAGTTTGCAGGGCAACCTAAACAGGTGTATGAAATGCCCCTGCTGGCTCCTACTGACAGATGACTCTATGAAATATGGGCACAGCATCCCTTGTTAAGGGGATGGGCTGTGAAGTCAAGTGAAGACAATAGGAAAACTTGCAAAGATTGgctctttttttcagaaagcaatACAAGTGACTGGCAAGTGTCTCAATATAGATACTTTATCCTACTTCATTTGATGGGAGAAAAAATCTGCATCTATATTACaaaaatttcagtgaatttaATAGACCCACTGATTTTTATTAGCATTTAAGATCAATGCTTGGCATATCTAGCCACAAATTATTTTGGCTCTGCTATGAACTGATTCTTTAAAATGATTTGTGAATCTTGGAATACAGCAACACCTTCTAGTTGCCACAACCTCACAGGCCTGGGACATTTTACAAGCTTACAGACTAGCCCCAAAGTTCTGGGCAGCTGGCAATAGCAGTGGTGTGGTCAGCTCTAAATaatgggagggatttgggaaagaGCCATTGTTAATAGTCTGGTTGTATGTGTGTGAAAACTTGGGAGGCATTAACCGAGACAGGGGGAGCAGAGGTGAAGCAGCTGGAAATGGTAGCACAgataaatgcaaattttattaTGAATAAAATCTTTAGCCCCTTTGACATTAGTGGAAAGTTAAATTAGAAACTGGCCCCCTCAATTCAGAGTAAAAGTAAACATATTTGAAACAATATAGGGGAAAGGAAACAGGGAGTAAAACATACAAAGCTGCATtattgaagaaattattttagtcaGGGAGGAAAGGAATGCCACAAGAGAAGAAGGTTTGAAGATGAGATGATGTGTGGAA contains:
- the FFAR4 gene encoding free fatty acid receptor 4 is translated as MPVSRGTTEGNKTYFPFFSDFRGNNVTALRIGESCALAFIFLLSLAGNIWGICLLVRRHRRLCAANCLVLNLFCADLLFITAMPFIAVVRWTESWVLGNFVCHLLFYVVSLSGTVILLSLSAVSLERVVSIARLRHAAFRRRKMLAAALLLIWGLAALATLPLCCFFTVVRLPAPVGQDIQICTLDWPSTAGETVWDTTFAVVFFLIPGFIIVISYSKILQITKASRRSLNAGLAYPERHQIRVSQQDYKLFRALFLLMISFFIMWTPIIVIFFLILVQNLKQDSNILPSVFFWIALFTFANSAVNPILYNVAHFRRKCQEILLCCTGNPERHGAATETTARRSNHEQPHLSFITR